One window of Uloborus diversus isolate 005 chromosome 3, Udiv.v.3.1, whole genome shotgun sequence genomic DNA carries:
- the LOC129218795 gene encoding uncharacterized protein LOC129218795, which produces MGIKIAQINLHHSCAASALLSRRMARGNFDIALVQEHWTGHGKIFGLNVKDHKLHYDLTCARSRACIIVCTRLNAVNLIKYLDGDNVAVKATYGDDGHKEEIMFAYLPFVKQEPLSETMKALIENSKSNNKKFIIGCDANAHNVVWGSCDCNKRGDNLLKDILMYDLCLLNKGNEPTFVTSNRKVIDLTICNNSCVDKVMDWKVSDENPLSDHRLIFFSVTGLKRHTFPYRNPRNTNWDAFKEDLKSTIHGLSGKFNSLLDLELSVDQLQRAILRSYYQNCKANVTDSPRLVPWWSSEISDLRSKYRKLFNRAKKNGDWDTYKSILTDYNKAIRDVKYASWRNFCNNIKDVPAMARITKFMTRDRNCDLNILKRTDGSFTELGDNKLALAIFIDIKGAFDRVPVITILRALARRSIDVTIVNWIENLLRYRGYADDVIIVASGKFLDTVNIITRFKVQRKDGVILRVLQ; this is translated from the exons ATGGGCATTAAGATTGCGCAGATTAATCTTCACCATAGCTGTGCTGCTTCTGCTCTTTTAAGTAGGAGGATGGCTAGAGGCAATTTTGATATTGCATTGGTTCAGGAACATTGGACCGGACATGGTAAAATCTTTGGTCTAAATGTTAAAGATCATAAATTGCACTATGATCTTACCTGTGCTAGATCCAGAGCCTGCATTATTGTTTGCACTAGGTTAAATGCAGTCAATCTCATTAAGTACTTAGACGGAGATAATGTTGCCGTCAAGGCCACTTACGGAGATGATGGACATAAGGAAGAAATTATGTTTGCTTACTTACCTTTCGTAAAGCAAGAACCTCTCTCTGAGACCATGAAGGCGCTCATTGAGAATTCTAAAAGCAACAATAAGAAGTTCATCATCGGTTGTGATGCCAATGCTCACAATGTTGTTTGGGGCAGCTGCGACTGTAACAAACGTGGTGATAACTTGTTGAAGGATATCTTAATGTATGACCTTTGTCTTCTAAATAAAGGCAATGAACCTACCTTTGTTACATCCAATAGGAAAGTTATTGACCTTACAATCTGCAATAATTCTTGTGTTGATAAGGTTATGGATTGGAAGGTATCTGATGAAAACCCTTTATCTGATCACCGACTAATCTTTTTCTCTGTTACAGGTCTAAAGAGGCATACTTTCCCTTATAGGAATCCCAGGAACACCAACTGGGATGCCTTTAAGGAGGACCTCAAGTCGACTATTCATGGTTTGTCTGGTAAGTTTAATTCATTATTGGATTTGGAGTTGTCTGTTGACCAGTTGCAACGTGCCATTCTCCGATCCTACTACCAGAACTGCAAGGCTAACGTCACTGACTCGCCAAGGTTAGTTCCTTGGTGGTCTAGCGAGATCAGTGACCTACGCAGCAAATACAGAAAACTCTTCAACAGAGCTAAAAAGAATGGTGATTGGGATACTTATAAAAGCATCCTCACTGATTACAATAAAGCCATCAGGGATGTTAAATATGCTTCCTGGAGGAATTTTTGTAATAATATTAAGGATGTTCCTGCTATGGCCAGAATAACAAAATTCATGACCAGAGACAGGAACTGCGATCTAAATATATTAAAGCGTACTGACGGTAGCTTCACTGAACTTGGAG ACAACAAGTTAGCTCTGGCTATCTTCATAGATATTAAAGGTGCATTTGATAGAGTACCTGTTATTACTATCTTGAGGGCCCTTGCTAGAAGGAGTATTGATGTAACTATTGTTAATTGGATTGAAAATCTGTTACGGTATCG TGGCTATGCTGATGATGTCATCATTGTGGCCAGTGGCAAGTTCTTGGACACTGTCAATATTATCACAAGGTTTAAAGTGCAAAGGAAAGATGGTGTCATTCTGAGGGTCTTGCAGTAA